One genomic window of Polyangium aurulentum includes the following:
- a CDS encoding capsule biosynthesis protein CapB: protein MGAWTVIDRYPLHPDLKKRRARFADGRDQLTLELFESITPLEAKLRAPTVETIAAHIAAELGPGPHPKVALIAQLVRAADAAVGELDRLNGDAAALMVAYQAASNPEDKRKILVDHLTAVAKTRAEARRDIKATKRWLDMEAIQERFAAKSADQIDAVQVAYNAAATQAKGLAEADAFNLLSGGGILELAMSHAANGRPQPVRIAALRALGAILARIPASQRLGRFGVERSRLVLAWARGVDAMRWSQVAALEIAALVFPEGVRGVIAERLRHRQGKDGPIIRRNALRVLATLKDDPPRLETALIAKDDPSEHVRQELSHFLAVTKAFGGLEELSKLITDDKSPRVRGFGLREITKRAADDSDAAEAVRKLIVRALTKPEESLPVRVSLESIRKLAAGQAPILRPAVFVDALVTLANMETAHPELTEGAAATLRWLEVASEPELAELQHRFVAALEKLLEGQSVPFEVSPNTPTRDLERALAVAARGDMTVFLRRVREGRYILTRGEPRGWRFWRFLNEVKTPMPDKRKGYMHTQGRVWAGEIIVPPLGMAEVTPTRVPGERQLCPPVAGWGPFLPRVDELLYVCSLSGRPLRMITPVGTVLLRGPETLKERLKVRWQISLKYPLLALARQRSLGASEPREKKLFWQTVEKMGFKLDVVDTEGEVENARFVLQPHLARNFYATPLPFAVPPAVEGVLSFLLSPSGNTPSHLGLVVWAIFSWLMVRTAVIMRGIEKARAAIPLSIGGWGTRGKSGSERLKAALFHALRYDVVVKTTGCEAMFIHAMRDLPAGEIFIYRPYDKATIWEQRNVLYTGKNLRCQVFLWECMALQPRFVETLCCEWMKDPITTLTNAYPDHEDIQGPGGEDVARVISCFMPEKGVTFTTEEQMFPLLLDSARKKGTRMIHVQPIEADLIPVDLLQRLPYQEHPRNVALVLELADYFNVDKEWALVEIADFVILDLGVLKTYPTVEYRGRKLTFSNGMSANERAGFLSNWTRLAYDKHNPDETPDRVTCAVVNNRADRVARSRVFAQIFVDDAGCDHILLINTNLGGMMQFIGEALEIWLRDTRITADSDKEKALVKFDELLRRTGTRASPTALEETLVIMLKTLMPEDEAKKVMESMRSLFSGTPEALGAAIEKAIADKAPAEGKDDIRPDIVRHTIRYARRTQIRDEARKKAIDALDRKAWAEADEIFRSAYRTLFMDRTVVLWNSGATGDQVIDYMVKEIPPGMDVRIMGTQNIKGTGLDFVYRWLSMDRVRQNIEKMETTPSSRAEVLTFFMSYNDFSLIDCREALEAVKKAKASDDPEWQKHANLINAALERLSNLERDKVAKLQATGKEGLGQRMLNKVEQLFDHLDSVRRTNTAGTVMNDLFAARVGHGQAAILLRDVTGRSKGGWLYKDLKKWWAKQQEKYPWLKGKGEEEEKKDPKKGGDAPPEGDVAAAGGQ, encoded by the coding sequence GTGGGGGCCTGGACCGTGATCGACCGTTATCCGCTGCACCCTGATCTCAAGAAACGCCGCGCTCGTTTCGCGGACGGGCGCGACCAGCTCACCCTCGAGCTTTTCGAGAGCATCACGCCCCTCGAGGCCAAGCTGCGCGCCCCCACGGTCGAGACCATCGCGGCCCACATCGCCGCCGAGCTCGGCCCCGGCCCGCACCCGAAGGTCGCGCTCATCGCCCAGCTCGTCCGCGCCGCTGACGCCGCCGTCGGCGAGCTCGATCGCCTGAACGGCGACGCCGCCGCGCTCATGGTCGCCTACCAGGCCGCCTCGAACCCCGAGGACAAGCGCAAGATCCTGGTCGATCACCTCACGGCCGTCGCCAAGACCCGCGCCGAAGCCCGGCGCGACATCAAGGCCACCAAGCGCTGGCTCGACATGGAGGCCATCCAGGAGCGCTTCGCGGCCAAGAGCGCCGACCAGATCGACGCCGTGCAGGTCGCGTACAACGCCGCCGCCACACAGGCCAAGGGCCTCGCCGAGGCCGACGCATTCAACCTGCTCTCGGGCGGCGGCATTCTCGAGCTCGCGATGTCGCACGCCGCGAACGGCCGGCCCCAGCCCGTCCGCATCGCCGCGCTGCGCGCCCTCGGCGCGATCCTCGCGCGCATCCCGGCCTCGCAGCGGCTCGGACGCTTTGGGGTCGAACGATCTCGCCTCGTGCTCGCGTGGGCCCGCGGCGTCGACGCCATGCGCTGGTCCCAGGTCGCGGCGCTCGAGATCGCCGCGCTCGTCTTCCCCGAGGGCGTGCGCGGCGTCATCGCCGAGCGGCTGCGCCACCGCCAGGGCAAGGACGGCCCCATCATCCGCCGCAACGCCCTGCGCGTGCTCGCCACGCTGAAGGACGATCCCCCGCGCCTCGAGACCGCGCTCATCGCGAAGGACGATCCCAGCGAGCACGTGCGCCAGGAGCTTTCGCACTTCCTCGCCGTCACCAAGGCGTTCGGCGGCCTCGAGGAGCTGTCGAAGCTCATCACCGACGACAAATCCCCCCGCGTGCGCGGCTTCGGCTTGCGCGAGATCACGAAGCGCGCGGCCGACGACTCCGACGCCGCCGAGGCGGTCCGCAAGCTCATCGTCCGTGCGCTCACCAAGCCCGAGGAGTCGCTCCCGGTGCGCGTCTCGCTCGAGTCGATCCGCAAGCTCGCGGCCGGGCAGGCGCCGATCTTGCGGCCCGCGGTCTTCGTCGATGCGCTCGTCACGCTCGCGAACATGGAGACCGCGCACCCCGAGCTCACCGAGGGCGCGGCGGCCACGCTGCGCTGGCTCGAGGTCGCCTCCGAGCCCGAGCTCGCCGAGCTGCAGCACAGGTTCGTCGCGGCGCTCGAGAAGCTGCTCGAGGGTCAATCGGTGCCCTTCGAGGTCTCGCCCAACACGCCCACGCGCGATCTCGAGCGCGCGCTCGCGGTGGCCGCGCGCGGCGACATGACCGTCTTTCTGCGCAGGGTGCGCGAGGGCAGGTACATCCTCACGCGGGGCGAGCCGCGCGGCTGGCGATTCTGGCGTTTCTTGAACGAGGTCAAGACGCCGATGCCCGACAAGCGCAAGGGCTACATGCACACCCAGGGGCGCGTCTGGGCGGGTGAGATCATCGTGCCGCCGCTCGGAATGGCCGAGGTCACGCCGACGCGCGTCCCCGGCGAGCGCCAGCTCTGCCCGCCCGTCGCGGGCTGGGGCCCGTTCTTGCCGCGCGTCGACGAATTGCTCTACGTCTGCTCCCTTTCGGGCAGGCCTCTGCGCATGATCACGCCCGTGGGCACCGTGCTTTTGCGCGGGCCCGAGACGCTGAAAGAGCGCCTCAAGGTGCGCTGGCAGATCTCGCTCAAATACCCCCTGCTCGCGCTCGCGCGCCAGCGCTCGCTCGGCGCGTCCGAGCCGCGCGAGAAGAAGCTCTTCTGGCAGACGGTCGAGAAGATGGGCTTCAAGCTCGACGTGGTCGACACCGAGGGCGAGGTCGAGAATGCGCGCTTCGTGCTCCAGCCGCACCTCGCGCGCAATTTCTATGCGACGCCCCTTCCCTTCGCGGTCCCGCCTGCGGTCGAGGGCGTCCTTTCGTTCTTGCTCTCGCCGTCGGGCAATACGCCGTCGCACCTCGGGCTCGTCGTGTGGGCGATCTTCTCGTGGCTCATGGTGCGCACGGCCGTGATCATGCGCGGCATCGAGAAGGCGCGCGCCGCGATTCCGCTGTCGATCGGCGGCTGGGGCACGCGCGGCAAATCGGGCTCCGAGCGCCTGAAGGCCGCGCTCTTCCACGCCCTGCGCTACGACGTCGTGGTGAAGACGACCGGCTGCGAGGCCATGTTCATCCATGCGATGCGCGACCTGCCGGCCGGCGAGATCTTCATCTATCGCCCGTACGACAAGGCGACCATCTGGGAGCAGCGCAACGTCCTTTATACCGGGAAAAACCTCCGCTGCCAGGTCTTCCTCTGGGAGTGCATGGCGCTCCAGCCCCGGTTCGTCGAGACGCTCTGCTGCGAGTGGATGAAGGATCCGATCACGACGCTCACCAATGCGTATCCCGACCACGAGGACATCCAGGGTCCCGGGGGCGAGGACGTGGCGCGCGTGATCTCGTGCTTCATGCCCGAGAAGGGCGTCACCTTCACGACCGAGGAGCAGATGTTCCCGCTCCTGCTCGACTCGGCGCGCAAGAAGGGGACGCGGATGATCCACGTCCAGCCGATCGAGGCGGATCTCATCCCGGTCGATCTGCTCCAGCGCCTGCCCTACCAGGAGCACCCGCGCAACGTCGCCCTCGTGCTCGAGCTGGCCGATTACTTCAACGTCGACAAGGAGTGGGCGCTCGTCGAGATCGCCGATTTCGTGATCCTCGATCTCGGCGTGCTCAAGACCTATCCGACGGTCGAGTACCGCGGCAGAAAGCTCACCTTCTCCAATGGCATGAGCGCCAACGAGCGCGCCGGATTCCTCTCCAACTGGACGCGCCTCGCCTACGACAAGCACAACCCCGACGAGACGCCGGATCGGGTCACGTGCGCGGTCGTCAACAACCGCGCCGACCGCGTCGCGCGCTCGCGCGTGTTCGCGCAGATCTTCGTCGACGACGCCGGATGCGACCACATCCTGCTCATCAACACGAACCTCGGCGGCATGATGCAGTTCATCGGCGAGGCCCTCGAGATCTGGCTTCGCGACACGCGCATCACCGCCGACAGCGACAAGGAAAAGGCGCTCGTCAAATTCGACGAATTGCTCCGGCGCACGGGCACGCGCGCGAGCCCCACGGCGCTCGAGGAGACGCTCGTCATCATGCTCAAGACCTTGATGCCCGAGGACGAGGCCAAGAAGGTCATGGAGAGCATGCGCAGCCTCTTCTCGGGCACGCCCGAGGCGCTCGGCGCGGCCATTGAAAAGGCCATCGCCGACAAGGCGCCGGCCGAGGGCAAGGACGACATCCGCCCGGACATCGTGCGCCACACGATTCGCTACGCCAGGCGCACGCAGATCCGGGACGAGGCGCGCAAGAAAGCGATCGACGCGCTCGACCGCAAAGCATGGGCCGAGGCCGACGAGATCTTCCGCAGCGCGTACCGCACGCTCTTCATGGATCGCACGGTCGTGCTCTGGAACTCCGGCGCCACGGGCGATCAGGTCATCGATTACATGGTCAAGGAGATCCCGCCCGGCATGGACGTGCGCATCATGGGCACGCAGAACATCAAGGGCACGGGGCTCGACTTCGTTTATCGGTGGCTGTCGATGGACCGCGTGCGTCAGAACATCGAGAAGATGGAGACCACGCCCTCCTCCCGCGCCGAGGTGCTCACCTTCTTCATGTCCTACAACGACTTCAGCCTCATCGATTGCCGCGAGGCGCTCGAGGCCGTGAAGAAGGCAAAGGCGTCGGACGACCCGGAGTGGCAGAAGCACGCGAACCTCATCAACGCGGCCCTCGAGCGCCTGTCCAACCTCGAGCGCGACAAGGTGGCGAAGCTCCAGGCCACGGGCAAAGAGGGCCTCGGCCAGCGCATGCTGAACAAGGTGGAGCAGCTCTTCGACCACCTCGATTCGGTGCGCCGCACGAACACCGCGGGCACGGTCATGAACGACCTCTTCGCGGCGCGCGTCGGCCACGGCCAGGCCGCCATTCTGCTTCGCGACGTCACGGGCCGGTCCAAGGGCGGCTGGCTCTACAAGGACCTCAAGAAGTGGTGGGCGAAGCAGCAGGAGAAATACCCCTGGCTCAAGGGCAAGGGCGAGGAAGAAGAGAAGAAGGATCCGAAGAAGGGCGGCGACGCCCCGCCCGAGGGCGACGTCGCCGCGGCCGGGGGCCAGTGA
- a CDS encoding alpha/beta hydrolase has translation MRAGLLFVALLLPTILSFACSSAEEPRTTGAGGGGLSTSASSGVGGVGGGGGIDVKDPYPFTLGGQMGWVHDEGHASGYFNTYDAFQVAGPNDMPRKVHVFLPRDYESSTAHYPVVYMNDGNTTFWPGGAGNKTWDVAGRLEELYAETAIEPMIVVAIHPVNREAEYTHADWYAGHACCAVEGYAGYVADHVKGWIDQHYRTKPEAQSTAIVGSSHGGLAAFYVANRRPDKFGKAGCMSSSFWVGLDGVHGGSYGGGPLETSALVTALSGTLADGAKRPRVWIDWGLVRTGGWHNEGIEAAATTRGIEMRELLKSKYGHAEGDELFWQEDPLGEHDEDAWSRRFPDMMKALFATP, from the coding sequence GTGCGTGCCGGTCTGCTTTTCGTCGCCCTCCTCCTGCCGACCATTCTCTCTTTCGCATGCTCCTCCGCGGAGGAGCCCCGCACGACCGGCGCCGGGGGCGGAGGCCTCTCCACGAGCGCGAGCAGCGGCGTGGGCGGCGTGGGCGGGGGAGGAGGAATCGACGTGAAGGACCCGTATCCGTTCACGCTTGGCGGGCAGATGGGCTGGGTTCACGACGAGGGGCACGCATCGGGGTATTTCAATACCTACGACGCATTCCAGGTCGCCGGGCCGAACGACATGCCGCGCAAGGTGCACGTGTTCTTGCCTCGCGATTACGAGTCGAGCACCGCGCATTACCCCGTGGTCTACATGAACGACGGCAACACGACGTTCTGGCCGGGCGGCGCCGGGAACAAGACCTGGGATGTCGCAGGACGGCTCGAGGAGCTCTACGCCGAAACAGCCATCGAGCCCATGATCGTGGTGGCGATCCATCCGGTGAACCGCGAGGCCGAGTACACGCACGCCGACTGGTACGCCGGGCACGCGTGCTGCGCGGTCGAAGGCTACGCAGGCTACGTGGCCGACCACGTGAAAGGCTGGATTGACCAGCATTACCGCACCAAGCCCGAGGCCCAGAGCACCGCGATCGTGGGCTCGTCACACGGCGGCCTCGCCGCGTTTTACGTGGCAAACCGGAGACCCGACAAGTTCGGCAAGGCGGGGTGCATGTCGTCGTCGTTCTGGGTGGGGCTCGACGGGGTCCACGGCGGCTCGTACGGCGGGGGGCCGCTCGAGACGAGCGCGCTCGTGACGGCGCTATCGGGGACGCTCGCGGACGGCGCGAAGCGGCCGCGGGTGTGGATCGACTGGGGCCTCGTGCGCACGGGGGGCTGGCACAACGAGGGGATCGAGGCCGCGGCCACGACGCGCGGAATCGAGATGCGCGAGCTGTTGAAGAGCAAATATGGCCATGCCGAGGGAGACGAGCTGTTCTGGCAGGAGGACCCGCTCGGCGAGCACGACGAGGACGCGTGGAGCCGCAGGTTCCCGGACATGATGAAGGCGCTCTTCGCCACGCCCTAG
- a CDS encoding c-type cytochrome yields MRAGWCISILAATALAACSKGGGSTEGEQAAKVVPSSEPSAAAPTAEAVRMNKKLEAPVREGSTIVRALTDDALYVADEDHGAVRKLELPLDLHPTSIEIPMPGQPAQMVALADRVLVTIRNEGAVAPGMGEKKEGASDKPRVPAPPTGAGLLLIMKPDAQKGLVEAARVPLPQDAWGIAVTPDAATAIVTSAWTHKVSAVDLASAKVRWTVDVPREPRAAVVHPSGTSVYVTHLVGADLTRIDGIGGEAPTVKRVAFPAAPLRAPVGKTNSASLAYSATLSPDGKRLFVARHALGAMGPQVWLGASAVDVLLTGNDSPLAPMRTDAPRAMADTPEGKASIEDPSVGGRAPRINPVPFVQPRAMVYHKKSQTLLVASEGGDAVAKLLASPIDPTMFPVETYDVDPRKGEKLRVAAECGAPSGIALSADEDTAWVYCRSTFAIATLSLTDRRLPREGGGNRLPLDIRRLAEDPLPEQAALGRRLYYNGIDEPTSGGMGCAGCHPDGRDDGHVWHEAGGVANEGTNFFSGEENIPGFWNENPPDAGFARQTPLLAGRLVAEGPYGWHAESSNITDRLKNGFRLHRWGDMPDGHQAKDIYDRAMAIRAFVRAGLVPPPREARELSPEEKRGKELFMSEETKCSGCHVPNMDYSDREKYPVLPKEPRKGFSQDLELAYKTPSLLSVGGTAPYMHDGRFSTLEELVDRNDDRMGRTNQLNKADRAALVAFLRTL; encoded by the coding sequence ATGCGCGCAGGGTGGTGCATCTCGATCCTCGCCGCGACAGCGCTCGCGGCGTGCAGCAAAGGCGGCGGAAGCACGGAGGGAGAGCAGGCCGCGAAGGTCGTGCCATCGAGCGAGCCCAGCGCGGCCGCGCCGACGGCCGAGGCCGTGCGCATGAACAAGAAGCTCGAGGCGCCGGTGCGCGAAGGCAGCACGATCGTCCGAGCGCTCACGGACGACGCGCTTTATGTGGCCGACGAGGACCACGGCGCGGTGCGCAAGCTGGAGCTGCCCCTCGACTTGCACCCGACGTCCATCGAGATCCCGATGCCCGGACAGCCGGCACAGATGGTCGCGCTCGCGGATCGGGTGCTCGTGACGATCCGCAACGAGGGTGCGGTGGCGCCCGGGATGGGCGAAAAGAAAGAGGGCGCCTCCGACAAACCCAGGGTCCCCGCGCCGCCCACGGGAGCGGGGCTCTTGCTGATCATGAAGCCGGACGCGCAAAAGGGCCTCGTCGAGGCGGCGCGCGTGCCATTGCCGCAGGATGCGTGGGGGATTGCGGTGACGCCGGACGCGGCGACGGCGATCGTGACCTCGGCCTGGACGCACAAGGTCTCTGCGGTGGATCTGGCGAGCGCGAAGGTGCGCTGGACCGTGGATGTCCCGCGCGAGCCGCGCGCTGCCGTCGTGCACCCGAGCGGGACGAGCGTGTACGTGACGCACCTCGTGGGCGCGGACCTGACGCGCATCGACGGCATTGGCGGCGAGGCGCCGACGGTGAAGCGCGTGGCCTTCCCCGCTGCGCCATTGCGAGCGCCGGTGGGGAAGACGAACTCGGCGTCGCTCGCGTATTCAGCGACGCTGTCGCCCGATGGGAAGAGGCTCTTCGTGGCGCGGCACGCGCTCGGCGCCATGGGGCCGCAGGTTTGGCTGGGCGCATCGGCGGTCGACGTGTTGCTCACGGGTAACGATTCGCCGCTCGCGCCGATGCGGACCGACGCGCCGCGCGCGATGGCGGACACGCCCGAGGGGAAGGCGAGCATCGAGGATCCCTCGGTCGGCGGCCGGGCCCCGCGGATCAATCCCGTGCCGTTCGTGCAGCCGCGCGCCATGGTTTACCACAAGAAATCGCAGACGTTGCTGGTGGCCAGCGAGGGCGGCGACGCGGTCGCGAAGCTCCTGGCGAGCCCGATCGATCCGACGATGTTCCCCGTCGAGACGTACGACGTCGACCCCCGGAAGGGCGAGAAGCTACGCGTGGCCGCAGAATGCGGCGCGCCGAGCGGGATTGCGCTCTCGGCCGACGAGGACACCGCGTGGGTGTATTGCCGCTCGACCTTCGCGATAGCGACCTTGAGCCTGACCGACCGGCGCCTTCCGAGGGAGGGGGGCGGAAATCGCCTCCCGCTGGACATCCGCCGCCTCGCCGAGGATCCCCTGCCGGAGCAGGCCGCCCTGGGCCGGCGACTTTATTACAACGGCATCGACGAACCGACGAGCGGCGGCATGGGCTGCGCGGGCTGCCACCCCGACGGCCGCGACGACGGGCACGTCTGGCACGAGGCCGGCGGCGTGGCCAACGAGGGGACGAACTTCTTCAGCGGCGAGGAGAACATCCCGGGGTTCTGGAACGAAAATCCCCCCGACGCTGGTTTTGCGCGACAGACCCCGCTGCTCGCCGGGCGCCTCGTGGCCGAGGGGCCTTATGGCTGGCACGCCGAGAGCTCGAACATCACCGACCGCCTGAAGAACGGCTTTCGGCTGCATCGATGGGGCGATATGCCCGACGGGCACCAGGCGAAGGACATCTATGACCGGGCCATGGCGATCCGGGCCTTCGTGCGGGCCGGGCTCGTGCCGCCGCCGCGCGAGGCGCGCGAGCTTTCGCCGGAGGAGAAGCGGGGCAAGGAGCTCTTCATGAGCGAGGAGACCAAATGCTCGGGCTGCCACGTGCCCAACATGGACTACAGCGATCGCGAGAAATACCCCGTGCTCCCGAAGGAGCCGCGAAAGGGATTCAGCCAGGATCTCGAGCTCGCGTACAAGACGCCGTCGCTCCTGTCCGTGGGCGGGACGGCGCCGTACATGCACGACGGGCGATTCTCGACGCTCGAGGAGCTGGTCGACCGGAACGATGATCGCATGGGACGCACCAACCAGTTGAACAAGGCCGACCGCGCGGCGCTGGTGGCCTTTCTGAGGACGCTATGA
- a CDS encoding MXAN_0125 family MYXO-CTERM protein, with protein sequence MKLLTFALPLVALLTLAPQVARAGCPQSSSDGCDAVIKLDAKLEGAPMCLRLDGVEPENGCVCQGSFKLVNECAFAVTSMDFGLNGADTAIIAAGETVNLDVEGSDSDDPLGGPPGVHHKEINLEANGQSFKLILDFTVEHRSSDVDYGCSASGAGKPGASGLGLGLGLAALLLARRRFGAR encoded by the coding sequence ATGAAATTGCTCACTTTCGCCCTTCCCCTCGTTGCGCTTCTCACCCTGGCCCCGCAGGTCGCGCGCGCCGGATGCCCCCAGTCGTCGAGCGACGGCTGCGACGCCGTCATCAAGCTCGACGCCAAGCTCGAGGGCGCGCCGATGTGCCTGCGCCTCGACGGGGTCGAGCCCGAGAATGGCTGCGTCTGTCAGGGCTCGTTCAAGCTGGTCAACGAGTGCGCCTTCGCCGTGACGTCCATGGACTTCGGCTTGAACGGCGCGGACACGGCGATCATCGCCGCGGGTGAAACGGTCAACCTCGACGTCGAGGGGAGCGACTCCGACGACCCGCTGGGCGGCCCTCCGGGCGTGCACCACAAAGAGATCAACCTCGAGGCCAATGGGCAGAGCTTCAAGCTGATTCTCGATTTCACCGTCGAGCACCGCAGCAGCGATGTCGATTACGGCTGCAGCGCCTCGGGCGCGGGAAAGCCGGGCGCTTCGGGGCTCGGGCTCGGGCTCGGCCTCGCCGCGCTGCTCCTCGCCCGCCGCCGTTTTGGCGCCCGCTAG